Proteins co-encoded in one Apis mellifera strain DH4 linkage group LG15, Amel_HAv3.1, whole genome shotgun sequence genomic window:
- the LOC551489 gene encoding phospholipid phosphatase 5 isoform X1, whose product MSIIYGKDFLVGYLFDILLRIVLVGLFIELEKAEPFTRIIHEDELWLYKKPRTESYVPTTILWPLVFTMPVIIIFCVFLVYKDKTDIYQAILAVTLALGFNGVITDIIKLIVGRPRPDFFWRCFPDGQTNPDFKCNGNPVVIKDGKKSFPSGHSSFAFTSFGFIALYIAGKLHTFSLGKGQLWKLFAFVLPICIALLIALSRTFDYHHHWQDVVVGSIIGYFLAYMCYRYYYPPLDSQVCHKPYAALNQIQLENTRNKNEQIKWI is encoded by the exons atgAGTATTATATATGGTAAAGATTTTTTAGtaggatatttatttgatatattattacgaattgTTTTAGTGGGATTATTTAT tgaATTAGAAAAAGCAGAACCATTTACTAGAATAATTCATGAAGATGAATTATGGTTATATAAAAAACCAAGAACAGAATCTTATGTTCCAACTACTATATTATGG cccTTAGTTTTCACAATGcctgttataataattttttgtgtttttcTGGTCTACAAAGATAAAACTGACATTTATCAAGCAATATTAGCTGTCACTTTAGCATTAGGATTTAATGGTGTTATTACAGACATTATAAAACTTATTGTtg GTCGTCCTCGGCCAGATTTTTTTTGGAGATGTTTTCCTGATGGACAGACAAATCCAGATTTCAAATGTAATGGAAATCCAGTTGTTataaaagatggaaaaaaatcattcccAAGTGGTCATTCTTCAT ttgcATTTACAAGCTTTGGTTTTATTGCGTTATATATAGCTGGTAAACTACATACATTTAGTCTGGGCAAGGGACAGTTATGGAAATTATTTGCATTTGTGTTACCAATTTGTATTGCTCTTTTAATTGCATTAAGTAGAACATTtgattatcatcatcattggcaag ATGTGGTTGTAGGTTCGATAATAGGATACTTTTTGGCATATATGTGTTATAGATACTATTATCCACCATTAGATTCACAGGTATGTCATAAACCATATGCTGCTCTTAATCAAATTCAGTTggaaaatacaagaaataaaaatgaacaaatcaaatggatttaa
- the LOC551489 gene encoding phospholipid phosphatase 4 isoform X2, whose amino-acid sequence MSIIYGKDFLVGYLFDILLRIVLVGLFIELEKAEPFTRIIHEDELWLYKKPRTESYVPTTILWPLVFTMPVIIIFCVFLVYKDKTDIYQAILAVTLALGFNGVITDIIKLIVGRPRPDFFWRCFPDGQTNPDFKCNGNPVVIKDGKKSFPSGHSSFAFTSFGFIALYIAGKLHTFSLGKGQLWKLFAFVLPICIALLIALSRTFDYHHHWQGSIIGYFLAYMCYRYYYPPLDSQVCHKPYAALNQIQLENTRNKNEQIKWI is encoded by the exons atgAGTATTATATATGGTAAAGATTTTTTAGtaggatatttatttgatatattattacgaattgTTTTAGTGGGATTATTTAT tgaATTAGAAAAAGCAGAACCATTTACTAGAATAATTCATGAAGATGAATTATGGTTATATAAAAAACCAAGAACAGAATCTTATGTTCCAACTACTATATTATGG cccTTAGTTTTCACAATGcctgttataataattttttgtgtttttcTGGTCTACAAAGATAAAACTGACATTTATCAAGCAATATTAGCTGTCACTTTAGCATTAGGATTTAATGGTGTTATTACAGACATTATAAAACTTATTGTtg GTCGTCCTCGGCCAGATTTTTTTTGGAGATGTTTTCCTGATGGACAGACAAATCCAGATTTCAAATGTAATGGAAATCCAGTTGTTataaaagatggaaaaaaatcattcccAAGTGGTCATTCTTCAT ttgcATTTACAAGCTTTGGTTTTATTGCGTTATATATAGCTGGTAAACTACATACATTTAGTCTGGGCAAGGGACAGTTATGGAAATTATTTGCATTTGTGTTACCAATTTGTATTGCTCTTTTAATTGCATTAAGTAGAACATTtgattatcatcatcattggcaag GTTCGATAATAGGATACTTTTTGGCATATATGTGTTATAGATACTATTATCCACCATTAGATTCACAGGTATGTCATAAACCATATGCTGCTCTTAATCAAATTCAGTTggaaaatacaagaaataaaaatgaacaaatcaaatggatttaa
- the LOC551517 gene encoding beta-TrCP isoform X1, producing MMNMETDEIIEDTNTNLQYPITILYDPTRKKELPSGVSAQYRQEKETCMKLFEKWSEPEQVNFVEQLLTRMCHYQHGHINAYLKPMLQRDFISLLPKKGLDHVAESILSYLDADSLIAAELVCKEWHRVISEGMLWKKLIECKVRTDSIWRGLAERRGWIQYLFKPRPGESHPNHNFYRSLYPKIVKDIDSIDSNWRMGRFNLQRINCRSENSKGVYCLQYDDQKIVSGLRDNTIKIWDRSTLQCIKVLTGHTGSVLCLQYDDKAIISGSSDSTVRVWDANTGEMVNTLIHHCEAVLHLRFNNGMMVTCSKDRSIAVWDMTSQTEIALRRVLVGHRAAVNVVDFDEKYIVSASGDRTIKVWKTSTCEFVRTLNGHKRGIACLQYKDCLVVSGSSDNTIRLWDIECGACLRVLEGHDELVRCIRFDSKHIVSGAYDGKIKVWDLVAALDPRALTNSLCIRTLVEHTGRVFRLQFDEFQIVSSSHDDTILIWDFLNFNPSNGSVSCGPATINASGVNQSDTRSPSPFE from the exons ATGATGAACATGGAAACAGATGAGATTATCGAAGATACAAATACGAATCTTCAG TATCCAATAACAATACTTTATGATCCTACTCGCAAGAAAGAATTGCCATCTGGAGTTTCAGCACAATAtagacaagaaaaagaaacttgtaTGAAGCTTTTTGAGAAGTGGAGTGAACCAGAACAAGTTAATTTTGTTGAACAATTATTAACAAGAATGTGTCATTATCAGCATGGGCACATCAATGCATACTTGAAACCAATGTTGCaaagagattttatttctttattgccaa AAAAAGGATTAGATCATGTAGCAGAAAgtattctttcttatcttGATGCTGATTCATTAATTGCTGCTGAATTAGTATGTAAAGAATGGCATAGAGTAATTAGTGAAGGAAtgctttggaaaaaattaattgaatgtaaAGTTCGAACTGATTCAATATGGAGAGGTCTTGCAGAAAGGAGAGGATG gattcaatatttatttaaaccaaGACCAGGAGAAAGTCATCCAAATCATAATTTCTATAGATCTCTTTATCCCAAAATAGTTAAAGATATTGATAGTATAGATAGTAATTGGAGAATGGGAAGATTTAATCTTCAAAGAATAAACTGTAGAAGTGAAAATTCTAAAGGTGTTTACTGTTTGCAATATGATGATCAAAAAATTGTCTCTGGTCTTAGAGAcaatactattaaaatatgGGACAGAAGTACATTACAATGCATTAAGGTCTTAACAGGACACACTGGTTCTGTCTTATGTTTACAGTATGATGACAAAGCAATAATATCTGGTTCTTCTGATAGCACTGTAAGAGTTTGGGATGCTAATACAGGAGAAATGgttaatacattaatacatCATTGTGAAGCAGTTTTACATCTTAGATTTAATAATGGCATGATGGTCACTTGTTCAAAg GATCGTTCAATTGCTGTATGGGATATGACATCACAGACGGAAATTGCATTAAGAAGAGTATTAGTGGGTCACAGGGCAGCAGTGAATGTTGttgattttgatgaaaaatatattgtttctgCTAGTGGTGATAGGACTATTAAAGTATGGAAAACATCTACTTGCGAATTTGTGCGAACATTAAATGGACATAAACGGGGTATAGCGTGTTTGCAATATAAGGACTGTTTAGTAGTTAGTGGTAGCAGTGATAACACAATCAGATTATGGGATATTGAATGTGGTGCGTGCTTGCGCGTTTTAGAAGGACACGACGAATTGGTCAGATGTATTAGATTTGATAGCAAGCACATAGTTAGTGGAGCTTATGATGg aaaaattaaagtatggGATTTGGTGGCAGCATTAGATCCACGTGCTTTAACTAACTCGCTTTGTATACGTACATTAgtg gAACACACAGGTCGTGTATTTCGACTTCAGTTCGATGAATTCCAGATAGTATCGTCATCACATGatgatacaatattaatttgggattttctgaattttaatCCATCAAATGGATCTGTATCTTGTGGACCTGCAACAATAAATGCATCAGGTGTGAATCAATCCGATACTAGATCTCCATCTC catTCGAGTGA
- the LOC551517 gene encoding beta-TrCP isoform X2 — protein sequence MMNMETDEIIEDTNTNLQYPITILYDPTRKKELPSGVSAQYRQEKETCMKLFEKWSEPEQVNFVEQLLTRMCHYQHGHINAYLKPMLQRDFISLLPKKGLDHVAESILSYLDADSLIAAELVCKEWHRVISEGMLWKKLIECKVRTDSIWRGLAERRGWIQYLFKPRPGESHPNHNFYRSLYPKIVKDIDSIDSNWRMGRFNLQRINCRSENSKGVYCLQYDDQKIVSGLRDNTIKIWDRSTLQCIKVLTGHTGSVLCLQYDDKAIISGSSDSTVRVWDANTGEMVNTLIHHCEAVLHLRFNNGMMVTCSKDRSIAVWDMTSQTEIALRRVLVGHRAAVNVVDFDEKYIVSASGDRTIKVWKTSTCEFVRTLNGHKRGIACLQYKDCLVVSGSSDNTIRLWDIECGACLRVLEGHDELVRCIRFDSKHIVSGAYDGKIKVWDLVAALDPRALTNSLCIRTLVEHTGRVFRLQFDEFQIVSSSHDDTILIWDFLNFNPSNGSVSCGPATINASAFE from the exons ATGATGAACATGGAAACAGATGAGATTATCGAAGATACAAATACGAATCTTCAG TATCCAATAACAATACTTTATGATCCTACTCGCAAGAAAGAATTGCCATCTGGAGTTTCAGCACAATAtagacaagaaaaagaaacttgtaTGAAGCTTTTTGAGAAGTGGAGTGAACCAGAACAAGTTAATTTTGTTGAACAATTATTAACAAGAATGTGTCATTATCAGCATGGGCACATCAATGCATACTTGAAACCAATGTTGCaaagagattttatttctttattgccaa AAAAAGGATTAGATCATGTAGCAGAAAgtattctttcttatcttGATGCTGATTCATTAATTGCTGCTGAATTAGTATGTAAAGAATGGCATAGAGTAATTAGTGAAGGAAtgctttggaaaaaattaattgaatgtaaAGTTCGAACTGATTCAATATGGAGAGGTCTTGCAGAAAGGAGAGGATG gattcaatatttatttaaaccaaGACCAGGAGAAAGTCATCCAAATCATAATTTCTATAGATCTCTTTATCCCAAAATAGTTAAAGATATTGATAGTATAGATAGTAATTGGAGAATGGGAAGATTTAATCTTCAAAGAATAAACTGTAGAAGTGAAAATTCTAAAGGTGTTTACTGTTTGCAATATGATGATCAAAAAATTGTCTCTGGTCTTAGAGAcaatactattaaaatatgGGACAGAAGTACATTACAATGCATTAAGGTCTTAACAGGACACACTGGTTCTGTCTTATGTTTACAGTATGATGACAAAGCAATAATATCTGGTTCTTCTGATAGCACTGTAAGAGTTTGGGATGCTAATACAGGAGAAATGgttaatacattaatacatCATTGTGAAGCAGTTTTACATCTTAGATTTAATAATGGCATGATGGTCACTTGTTCAAAg GATCGTTCAATTGCTGTATGGGATATGACATCACAGACGGAAATTGCATTAAGAAGAGTATTAGTGGGTCACAGGGCAGCAGTGAATGTTGttgattttgatgaaaaatatattgtttctgCTAGTGGTGATAGGACTATTAAAGTATGGAAAACATCTACTTGCGAATTTGTGCGAACATTAAATGGACATAAACGGGGTATAGCGTGTTTGCAATATAAGGACTGTTTAGTAGTTAGTGGTAGCAGTGATAACACAATCAGATTATGGGATATTGAATGTGGTGCGTGCTTGCGCGTTTTAGAAGGACACGACGAATTGGTCAGATGTATTAGATTTGATAGCAAGCACATAGTTAGTGGAGCTTATGATGg aaaaattaaagtatggGATTTGGTGGCAGCATTAGATCCACGTGCTTTAACTAACTCGCTTTGTATACGTACATTAgtg gAACACACAGGTCGTGTATTTCGACTTCAGTTCGATGAATTCCAGATAGTATCGTCATCACATGatgatacaatattaatttgggattttctgaattttaatCCATCAAATGGATCTGTATCTTGTGGACCTGCAACAATAAATGCATCAG catTCGAGTGA